One Magnolia sinica isolate HGM2019 chromosome 2, MsV1, whole genome shotgun sequence genomic window, AATaacataaattataaaaaaaaaattcagcaacTTGTAGAAATCCCATTTCACAAAAAAAAGCTACCCCAACTTTAATTTCCTTAATTTCAGCTCACCAAATCAAACCACATCATTAAAGCCAATCACGCCAAGAAACTCATTTCGCACCCTCTATAACACATGACTCCCTCCAACACTACCTCTACCATGCATTTCACTTCTCCTccactaccaccaccaccacaacCTCATCATGGACTCCAACAGCAACCACAcctcaatccacaccgtccatcttatcAAGAGTCTCGTGTTCCAGCGATTCCTACCGGAGATCCAAACCCTAGAGATCTTCCTCGCGCTGGTAATCTTCGTAACGATACACTCACTCAGGCAGGCGAAGACACGTGGACTGCCGGTGTGGCCGATCGTCGGCATGGCTCCTTCCTTAATCATAGGACTAAAGGGGGACATGTACGAGTGGATTACCGGCGTTCTCTGCCGTATGAACGGAACATTCACATTCTCCGGCCCGCGGATGAGTAGCCTGAACTGCGTCGTGACGGCAGACCCGCGTAATCTCGAGCACCTGCTCAAAGACAAATTCACCAATTTCCCTAAAGGCAAGTTCTTCCGGAGTACCGTACGCGACCTACTCGGAGATGGAATCTTCAATGCCGATGACGACACGTGGCGGCATCAGAGGAAGACAGCGAGTATCGAGTTCCACTCGGCCGAGTTCCGTAACTTAACCGCCGAATCCCTACTCGAGCTTGTCCACGCACGCCTCCTGCCCGTACTAGAGAGCTCCGCCGACTCCGGCGTTGCTCTCAATTTGCAGGATTTGCTTCTACGGCTGACATTCGACAACGTGTGCATGATCGCTTTTGGAGTGGACCCTGGCTGCCTAAGCCCTGGCCTGCCGGAAATTCCCTTCGCACGTGCATTCGAGGACGCGACGGAGGCGACTGTTAGAAGGTTTGTTACACCGACGATCTTGTGGAAAACCTTGCGATTTCTCGACATGGGAATCGAGAGGAATCTCAGACAATCAATCCAACGTGTCGATGAGTTCGCTGACGAGGTTATACGTACAAGGAAGAAAGAGCTGTTGTTGGAATCGTCTAGCAAGCGATCGGATCTTCTGACCATCTTCATGAGGTTGAAGGACGATGATGGGAAGCCGTTCTCGGATAAGTTCTTGAGGGACATTTGCGTAAATTTCATACTGGCCGGGCGGGACACCTCGTCGGTGGCGCTGGCTTGGTTTTTCTGGCTGCTTGACCGGAATCCGGCTGTTGAAGAGCGGATTCTAGAGGAGGTACGACGCATTATTGGAGAGAGAGCATATTCCAGCGACGTAAAGGGGAATATTCCGGTGGTGTTTAAGCCAGATGAAGTGAAGAGGATGGAGTACTTGCAGGCGGCTCTGTCCGAGTCTTTGAGGTTGTATCCTTCGGTGCCCGTGGATCACAAGGAGGTATGGCCATTTGCTACATGTCAgaacatatgcatgcatgcatgtatatatacatgtatgtatgtatgtatgtgtaccATGCACTATCCTTACTTGGGTGTGTACGTACGTATAGTAAATATATGCATGTCCTTATCTGGATGCATGTTTATGTACGTAGACAGCCGGGTGCATGAAAACTTCATATTCTGTTCGCACGTctacttaaaataaataaaattttaaaaaagaaaaaaaaaaatgctttagggtgcgtttggttgcaccaaatatcacctaaatagactgattaataatgaatatgagatatttgatgcaaccaaacgccACCTTAATCTATTTGCATAATTTTCAAGGGCGAGAATCCCTTTGTAGATGACCAATATTAAAAATGGAGGTGACTCTTCAAACGATACACATATGGCATACTTGCCCGGCAATCGACCGCCCAAATCGTTGACCATGTCTTGGATGAAGCACAACCCATAAATTTCATTGGGAAGATGAtgataaccatctgattttgaccTTGGAacttggaccactcactattttatttttaaccatgcaTCTGATCTCTCAATGCTTATCATCtcttgattttagagatatgctccatccatgatgtgtcccacaatttggatggcctagATGGCCAGATGGTAGGAGGATGAGTTAGGGTgaacacggttcggttcggtcagGTTCTGGGGTGAAATCAGAACCGAGATGTTCTCAATGGTTTTAGTTTCCTGGAACCAGAACCCGATCGTTTGCACTCTAGAACCGAACGGAACCGGACCATAAAAAATTGGTTCGGTTCGGTTTCGATTATATGGTTATGCGCTTTTTATAATCTAGTCGAATTGCTTGGTTTATTCTTATAATtcaatgtaattgcaatttttttttagaatCCAGTCCAATTGCACAGTTCTTGAGAGACTGTGAGAGGCCATAAAAAGAGAtggagaataaagaaaaattagGCTTTTTTTGCTTTtatgttaaaaaaattaaaatttaaatatttactGGCTGAGGGGTCCGGTTCCAAAGTTCGGATTCAAGGTTCAGTTCTACGGAATCCCAAACCGAGAATCAAACTGGACTAACCGGTTATTTGATTTTCAGAACTAGAACCAAAACTGGTGCGTTTCAGAACCAGACTAAACCGTGCGGtctggtcggttccggtccagtTTACTGGTTCCaccggttccatgtgcacccttAGGATGAGTTACCACCATTTTCAAATGTTGGTAAGTTTATGTTAGAGAGAAAATAAGACtaatgaagcttatatttgtaattATCGATTATTAGGTCGTTGAAGATGATGTTTTCCCCGACGGAACGGTGTTAAAGAAAGGAACAAAGATCATCTACGCCATCTACTCAATGGGGCGGATGGAGAGCATATGGGGGGACGATTGCAGAGAATTCAAACCAGAGAGATGGTTGAGAGATGGAAAATTCATGAGCGAATCAGCATATAAATTCACAGCGTTCAATGGCGGGCCGCGCCTGTGCTTGGGGAAGGATTTTGCTTATTATCAGATGAAATTCGCTGCCGCTTCGATCATTTACCGTTACCATGTGAAGGTGGTGGAGAACTTCCCAGTTGCACCCAAGCTATCATTGACAATGTACATGAAGCATGGATTGAAGGTCACGGTTCAACGGCGAGATGGATCAATGAGTGGGCCCTAGTACTACTGTTCGATGAAATGTCAATGGACGGTgtgatctatttttatttttgtttttatgttacttTTTATTAAATGTTTGGGCTATATATAAATTAGTTGGAtttattatgaataaaattaAAGAGTGCAATTAGGTGATTGTTAAGTAATTATTTGTGTATACATGGTTTATAGCTTATTTTATTTACGGGCTGTGTAGGACCCACTCTAACGTTCatgtccatccaaaccgtccattatacGTTTCCTCAAATCTTATTCATAGATTCAAAGGACCATCCTGATCTATAACACAACTttgccacaccaaagggaacaaagGTTGACACAGTCGGGGGAAGATAGCCTCCTTAGAAACTTCCATGATAGAATGTGGCATTTATACATTCGTGTATATGAAATCTAGAGCCGGGCACAGGATGACTCGACTCCCCGGACTTGACTCGTCCAACTCATTTAGATCGAACTCGAACATGATGGAATGGGTAAGTTGGTCCAAACTGAGTAGGattcgcccaatccaaactcaaaccgagtcgaggtCGAGTTACTCAATAATTcacaccctaatccatagctcacgtggtagactaagtgaagatacctcgtttcaacattgaggtcatggtATAGATTCCCCAGTGGGGGTGACTAACATTGGAGTGTGTACTGGCAGTGGGGTGTGCAATAACAAgttaaccaaaaaataaaataagactaTTTTGTTAGTTTAGCACCATTTTGCGAGCAGTGTCATCCTCAAATGTGGCACtgacgtatatatatatatatatatatatatatatatatatatatatatatatatatatatatatataataaaaaaatcttaaaaatcctAGTTTTTAAGTATTTTTAACCCTATACGCCGCACCCGACAACAATctcaacccgatcccaaactctctctctctctctctctctctctctctcatcctactcctcttccaagcccaacaactactgacgcaggggaggacatgaggtcgagcaccatctttctcaagggaataactgttccgaatccacgaaacttctctggactcctcacagagacttctcgaatccgcaagaaagaaagcaagcaaaatagaaaataaattctataaaatttgaaattgattgatgaatgaataaaaatgagttcacaaccctttaaataggggtaccaagcaatgggagagaaatcagaatcagactatgactaaaactcctagaattcgtgacttactataaatagtaaacttatcaTTTATAGACAATCGTGATGTCTACcagtgcacaaggtttttggccaaaaatagtaagtgttcggcttcaccaagttgttctcttaattattctcagctcttttcgcgttgggcgcaactcctaaagcctaacggatgaagagttataatcaaactaaaacttaccatttatagtaaaaatggaattaaaataaggaaacgaccgttgatctggcGATATTTCGCAAATCCGAGTTACGTAACTCAGCATagcgaggttggttggctaaa contains:
- the LOC131236833 gene encoding cytochrome P450 86B1, whose protein sequence is MDSNSNHTSIHTVHLIKSLVFQRFLPEIQTLEIFLALVIFVTIHSLRQAKTRGLPVWPIVGMAPSLIIGLKGDMYEWITGVLCRMNGTFTFSGPRMSSLNCVVTADPRNLEHLLKDKFTNFPKGKFFRSTVRDLLGDGIFNADDDTWRHQRKTASIEFHSAEFRNLTAESLLELVHARLLPVLESSADSGVALNLQDLLLRLTFDNVCMIAFGVDPGCLSPGLPEIPFARAFEDATEATVRRFVTPTILWKTLRFLDMGIERNLRQSIQRVDEFADEVIRTRKKELLLESSSKRSDLLTIFMRLKDDDGKPFSDKFLRDICVNFILAGRDTSSVALAWFFWLLDRNPAVEERILEEVRRIIGERAYSSDVKGNIPVVFKPDEVKRMEYLQAALSESLRLYPSVPVDHKEVVEDDVFPDGTVLKKGTKIIYAIYSMGRMESIWGDDCREFKPERWLRDGKFMSESAYKFTAFNGGPRLCLGKDFAYYQMKFAAASIIYRYHVKVVENFPVAPKLSLTMYMKHGLKVTVQRRDGSMSGP